In Zingiber officinale cultivar Zhangliang chromosome 1A, Zo_v1.1, whole genome shotgun sequence, a genomic segment contains:
- the LOC122038664 gene encoding probable protein phosphatase 2C 57, whose amino-acid sequence MEGNFGGGCGGVGDNGGPSDGRPPNPFAGPHQQCFTGTHRKAALVRHESLTKTKLLDMTVEIEKGTKGCETNFLPIVRSGAWVDIGFRKTMEDTYVCWDNLMQDCGTKTFGEPSAFYGVFDGHGGKHAADFACSNLPRFLLEDEDFPGEIERAVASAFLQTDSAFAEACSVNSSLASGTTALAAVVVGSSLVVANAGDCRAVLCRRGKAIELSHDHKPDCSSERKRIESLGGYVYDGYLNGQLNVARAIGDWHMDGMKDPDGVGPLSAEPEVMRMRLTEEDEFLMLGCDGIWEVFLNQNAVDFARRKLQEHNDPATCCKELIDEALKRKSSDNLAVVLVCFQTKPPPILTAGRPRVQRSISAEGLKELQSFLDSLAD is encoded by the exons ATGGAGGGAAACTTCGGAGGTGGCTGCGGTGGTGTCGGAGATAATGGAGGGCCAAGCGACGGCCGGCCGCCGAATCCTTTTGCAGGACCGCATCAGCAATGCTTCACTGGGACACACCGCAAGGCTGCTCTTGTTCGTCACGAGTCGCTC ACAAAGACAAAATTACTGGATATGACTGTTGAGATTGAGAAAGGCACTAAAGGTTGTGAAACTAATTTCCTCCCAATTGTACGATCTGGGGCTTGGGTTGATATAGGCTTCCGAAAAACAATGGAAGATACCTATGTTTGCTGGGACAATCTCATGCAAGATTGTGGGACTAAGACTTTTGGAGAACCAAGTGCCTTTTACGGG GTGTTTGATGGGCATGGTGGAAAGCATGCTGCTGATTTTGCTTGCAGCAATTTGCCCAGATTTCTATTAGAGGACGAGGATTTCCCAGGCGAGATTGAGAGAGCAGTTGCTTCTGCATTCTTGCAGACGGATAGTGCTTTTGCAGAGGCCTGCTCTGTCAACTCTTCTCTTGCTTCTGGTACTACTGCACTGGCTGCGGTAGTTGTTGGAAG TTCTCTGGTGGTTGCAAATGCTGGAGATTGCCGTGCTGTCCTTTGTCGCCGTGGTAAGGCAATTGAGTTGTCTCATGACCACAAGCCAGATTGCAGCAGCGAAAGGAAACGAATTGAATCCCTCGGTGGATATGTCTACGATGGCTATCTAAATGGACAGCTTAATGTTGCCCGTGCTATTGGGGACTGGCACATGGATGGAATGAAAGATCCAGATGGCGTGGGCCCCCTTAGTGCAGAACCAGAGGTGATGAGAATGCGATTAACGGAGGAGGATGAGTTTCTGATGTTGGGCTGTGATGGAATTTGGGAAGTCTTCCTCAACCAGAATGCAGTGGACTTCGCACGACGGAAGCTACAAGAACACAATGATCCAGCCACCTGCTGTAAGGAGCTCATTGACGAAGCCCTGAAGAGGAAGAGCAGCGACAATCTAGCTGTGGTTTTAGTATGCTTCCAAACCAAGCCACCCCCAATCCTGACTGCTGGAAGGCCTCGAGTTCAAAGGAGCATATCTGCAGAGGGCCTCAAGGAGCTGCAAAGTTTTCTGGATAGCCTGGCTGATTGA
- the LOC122038659 gene encoding uncharacterized protein LOC122038659, translated as MDATLPLALRLWVLGVSVVFILPASCSMKYVSEQTLDATTEDPYTPHDYVRFPEVEKHCSSFLSFAHNLEFDFNRANNLKKELSFVGGDWIQVSGDAPLMPFDPSDAPLGASDLPNPLYLVSFSMKHVDPLGNSHSSLNVSGALGLGISRNGTAPESVPYQFPEFRFWPGSSELRIQFEGVYIELEKNGGERVLCLLGNALLPSRDTDSSHPWEWVKDASSTKYQHPHLQDDQILLVLHYPKVFTLTTRAVRGEMKSLNRPLSPRYFDEIQLSSRLGPYSNYEYGSEELVSKACAPYPSGDDIVHNQLEVYKGTGFCDILYRFASRELLNIVPNSNCNSTDEYCRKLGPFVTEMAINATDGGFANVGLMMQDIRCEPRIDKNNMSLARVFTVFRAIPPWEDHYMVAPRTGLNGLTLSAEGIWNSSAGQLCMVGCLGLDNEKCQSRICLSVPTSFSISRRNIIYGRISSIEDNKDFSHFPLTFENPVHPSELRNKMNRNPFITYMYSKIKLAGAFLERSEPFDFSNIVKKSLLSYPRKGNDGDDDMANLSNLADALTLHVPVVPDPIPDVHKERPFLQMEVLSIGSLLLGQYWTLSNASIASNQSIPPSKEDSTEKQLLLNVSAELILYGNLYTNVSLLYLEGLYNPIDGRMYLIGCRDVRASWNILFDSMDLEDGLDCLIEVKVEYPPTTARWLINPTAKFSITSQRNDDDPLHFDSLNLQTFPIFYKEQQEDILSRRDVEGILRIITLSLAILFILSQLFYIRDSGVVVPYISLVMLGVQALGYIIPLITGAEALYARITSESYENPSNEFKENQRFQFIDYMVKILVLGAFLLTLRLGQKVVKSRIRLLTRTPLEPGRVPSDKRILLISFCIHMVGFLGILIMHFVNVSRRPVHQTTYLDPSRNNHKLNEWEMLLEEYIGLLQDFFLLPQIIGNCLWQISCMPLKKTYYIGITMVRLLPHVYDFVRAPVFNPYFSDQYEFVDPNLNFFSKFGDIFIPVTAVVFVIVIYIQQRWNYDKLSQVLRSGQNRLLPSGSRVYDRLPPMSFEAELVAGVNETEIEKIPSEEEA; from the coding sequence ATGGATGCCACACTTCCTTTGGCTCTGAGGTTGTGGGTTTTGGGGGTCTCAGTTGTTTTCATACTGCCCGCCTCATGCTCGATGAAATATGTGAGTGAACAAACCTTGGATGCAACCACAGAAGACCCTTACACACCGCATGACTATGTGCGATTCCCCGAGGTCGAGAAACATTGTAGCTCTTTCCTCTCATTTGCTCACAATTTGGAATTTGATTTCAATAGGGCCAACAACCTCAAAAAGGAGCTATCCTTTGTCGGGGGAGACTGGATTCAGGTCTCCGGTGATGCTCCTCTTATGCCATTTGACCCAAGTGATGCTCCacttggtgcttctgatcttcctAATCCCTTGTATCTTGTTTCGTTCTCGATGAAACATGTTGATCCACTAGGCAATTCCCATAGTTCTCTCAACGTCAGCGGAGCTTTAGGTCTAGGAATTTCTAGAAATGGCACTGCTCCAGAAAGTGTTCCGTACCAATTCCCGGAGTTCCGGTTTTGGCCCGGGAGTTCTGAGCTCAGAATTCAATTTGAAGGTGTTTACATTGAGTTAGAGAAGAATGGTGGAGAGAGGGTCTTGTGTCTTTTGGGAAATGCTTTGCTCCCTTCTCGTGATACTGATTCCTCTCACCCATGGGAATGGGTGAAAGATGCAAGTTCGACCAAGTATCAACATCCTCACTTGCAAGATGACCAAATTTTGCTTGTTCTTCACTACCCCAAGGTGTTCACCTTGACAACTAGAGCTGTCCGTGGTGAAATGAAGAGCTTGAATAGACCTCTAAGCCCCAGGTATTTTGATGAAATTCAGTTGTCTTCCAGGCTTGGACCCTACTCAAATTATGAGTATGGGTCAGAAGAGCTTGTTTCAAAGGCCTGTGCTCCATACCCTTCTGGAGATGACATAGTGCATAACCAGTTGGAGGTCTACAAGGGAACTGGTTTTTGTGACATTCTTTATCGGTTTGCCTCTAGAGAGTTACTCAACATTGTGCCAAACTCGAACTGTAACTCCACTGATGAATATTGCCGTAAGCTGGGACCTTTTGTAACGGAGATGGCAATCAATGCCACAGATGGTGGTTTTGCTAATGTTGGCCTGATGATGCAAGATATCAGGTGCGAACCAAGAATTGACAAGAATAACATGAGTCTCGCAAGAGTGTTTACAGTATTTAGAGCTATTCCTCCATGGGAGGATCATTACATGGTAGCACCAAGAACAGGCCTGAATGGTCTGACTCTTTCAGCTGAGGGAATATGGAATTCTTCTGCTGGACAACTCTGCATGGTTGGTTGTCTAGGGCTTGACAATGAAAAATGTCAATCTCGCATTTGCTTATCTGTCCCCACATCCTTCTCTATCAGTCGACGCAACATCATTTACGGCAGAATATCTAGCATTGAAGATAATAAGGATTTCTCGCACTTTCCCTTGACATTTGAAAACCCTGTGCACCCCTCGGAACTACGGAATAAAATGAACAGAAATCCATTTATTACATACATGTACTCGAAGATCAAGCTAGCTGGTGCTTTCCTTGAGAGAAGTGAACCCTTCGACTTCAGTAACATCGTTAAAAAGTCACTCCTAAGCTACCCAAGAAAGGGGAATGATGGTGATGATGACATGGCAAATCTTTCCAATCTTGCTGATGCTCTCACTCTCCATGTGCCAGTTGTGCCAGATCCAATACCTGATGTTCACAAAGAGAGGCCATTCCTTCAGATGGAAGTGTTGTCTATTGGATCACTATTATTAGGTCAATATTGGACACTTTCAAATGCATCAATTGCAAGTAACCAGAGTATCCCACCTTCCAAAGAAGATTCCACTGAGAAACAACTGCTTTTAAATGTATCTGCCGAGCTCATACTTTATGGAAACCTTTACACCAATGTTTCGTTGCTCTACTTGGAGGGCCTTTATAATCCTATTGATGGAAGAATGTATCTCATAGGCTGCCGGGATGTGCGTGCTTCGTGGAATATACTTTTCGATAGCATGGACCTTGAAGACGGATTAGATTGTTTGATTGAAGTAAAAGTGGAGTACCCACCAACAACTGCACGGTGGCTGATCAATCCAACAGCAAAGTTCTCCATCACTAGTCAAAGAAATGATGATGACCCACTACATTTTGACTCGCTCAATCTCCAAACATTTCCAATTTTCTACAAAGAACAACAGGAGGACATTCTTTCTAGGAGAGATGTTGAAGGGATTCTACGAATCATCACCTTATCATTAGCTATCTTGTTTATTTTGAGTCAATTGTTTTACATCCGAGACAGTGGTGTTGTTGTTCCCTACATATCTCTTGTCATGCTTGGTGTCCAGGCTTTAGGCTACATCATTCCTCTGATTACAGGAGCTGAAGCATTATACGCAAGAATCACATCTGAATCTTACGAGAACCCCTCAAATGAATTCAAGGAGAATCAACGGTTCCAATTCATAGACTACATGGTGAAAATTCTTGTGTTGGGTGCCTTCTTGTTAACTCTAAGGCTCGGTCAAAAGGTGGTGAAATCTCGCATAAGATTACTTACAAGAACTCCACTGGAGCCAGGACGAGTCCCAAGTGATAAAAGGATACTTCTGATAAGTTTTTGCATCCACATGGTTGGTTTTCTGGGAATTCTTATCATGCATTTTGTCAACGTTTCTCGAAGACCTGTTCACCAGACTACATACTTGGATCCAAGCAGGAATAACCATAAACTGAATGAATGGGAAATGCTGCTGGAGGAATACATTGGTCTTCTTCAAGATTTCTTCTTGCTTCCCCAGATCATTGGAAACTGTCTGTGGCAAATTAGTTGCATGCCATTGAAGAAAACCTATTATATTGGAATAACAATGGTAAGGCTACTTCCGCATGTCTATGATTTCGTAAGAGCTCCAGTGTTCAACCCATACTTCTCTGATCAGTATGAATTTGTGGATCCAAACTTAAACTTCTTTTCAAAGTTTGGAGATATTTTTATTCCAGTCACTGCAGTTGTTTTTGTTATTGTGATATACATTCAACAGAGGTGGAATTACGACAAATTGAGTCAGGTACTGAGATCAGGTCAGAATAGACTCCTTCCATCTGGTTCCAGAGTCTATGACAGATTGCCGCCAATGTCATTCGAAGCAGAACTTGTCGCTGGTGTCAATGAAACTGAAATTGAAAAAATTCCAAGCGAGGAGGAAGCATGA
- the LOC122038665 gene encoding caffeoylshikimate esterase-like, translated as MGSAAPPPVAPSPTKYFWGDEPGEEEYYLSQGVRNQQTYFQSPHGRLFTQSFLPVDPTTGELRPVKALVFMTHGYGSDSGWLFQKFAIAYSNWGYAVYCADLLGHGRSDGVRCYLGDMEAVATASLSFFLSVRREFPHLPAFLVGESMGGAATLLMYLRSPDRSTWTGLIFSAPLFVIPDDMKPSRIHLFLYGLLFGLADTWAAMPDNKMVGKAIKDRDRLRVIASNPRRYTGRPRVGTMRELARLCEYFKLHFAEVTAPFLTVHGTDDGVASPEGSKVFYEKASSADKKLILYEGMYHSLIQGEPEDNSSRVLADMRAWIDERVERYGAATTNGNSGDKEWRR; from the coding sequence ATGGGCTCCGCCGCTCCACCACCGGTAGCTCCTTCTCCGACTAAGTACTTCTGGGGCGACGAGCCTGGGGAGGAGGAGTATTACTTGTCCCAGGGCGTCCGCAATCAGCAAACCTACTTCCAGAGCCCCCATGGCCGCCTCTTCACTCAGTCCTTCCTCCCCGTCGATCCCACTACCGGTGAGCTACGCCCCGTCAAGGCCCTCGTCTTCATGACCCACGGATACGGATCTGACTCCGGCTGGCTCTTTCAAAAGTTCGCCATCGCCTACTCGAATTGGGGCTACGCCGTCTACTGCGCCGACCTCCTCGGGCACGGAAGGTCCGACGGCGTCCGCTGCTACCTCGGCGACATGGAAGCCGTTGCCACTGCCTCCCTCTCCTTTTTCCTCTCCGTCAGGAGGGAATTCCCCCATCTTCCGGCGTTCCTTGTCGGCGAGTCCATGGGCGGGGCCGCCACCCTCCTCATGTACCTGCGGTCCCCTGACAGGAGCACGTGGACGGGGCTCATCTTCTCCGCCCCGCTCTTCGTCATCCCCGACGACATGAAGCCCTCCcgcatccacctcttcctctacGGGCTCCTCTTCGGGCTCGCCGACACGTGGGCTGCAATGCCGGACAACAAGATGGTCGGAAAAGCCATCAAGGACCGCGACCGCCTCCGCGTCATCGCCTCCAATCCCCGCCGTTACACCGGACGCCCCCGCGTGGGCACCATGAGGGAGCTCGCCCGCCTCTGCGAGTACTTCAAGCTCCACTTCGCCGAGGTCACCGCGCCGTTTCTCACCGTCCACGGCACGGACGACGGCGTCGCATCGCCGGAGGGGTCCAAGGTGTTCTACGAGAAAGCATCCAGCGCCGACAAGAAGCTCATCCTCTACGAGGGCATGTACCACTCCCTGATCCAGGGCGAGCCGGAAGATAACAGCAGTCGGGTCCTAGCCGACATGAGGGCTTGGATCGACGAGCGTGTCGAACGCTACGGCGCCGCCACCACGAACGGGAACTCCGGCGACAAGGAATGGAGACGGTGA
- the LOC122038663 gene encoding UDP-glycosyltransferase 73C2-like has product MAQGHTIPIVDMAHFLARHGAHVTFLTTPLNALRIDAIIQRAGASGLAIDFVSLPFPCADAGLPLGCENLDALPSPSRDYLPNFLRACDMLRAPFMAHLRRHPLPPSCVVSDASQPWTGEMARDLGVPRLIFHGFGGFTILVRQILHQEGVYVRVTDESEILDVPGFPHPLRVPMAKAPGTCLGPKQEHLRLRIMEEEAMADGAVVNTFDDIEAVYVESYQKMIGKRVWTVGPLCLCNRDATHMAARGNKAAIDVSQYLRWLDSMAPTSVIYVSFGSLVTAGVEQIVEIGMALEAAGFPFVWVIKAGDRLAIEVDRWLAESGLEERTRKRGLVIRGWAPQMMILSHPAAGGFLTHCGWNSTLEGICSGLPMVTWPHFGDQHMNQKVVVEVLRIGVAVGGGSAKWGDENSGTVVRREKIEKAVRELMGVGEEAEARRERARELGEKAKRAMEGGGSSYQNLSRLIQQFQSEAE; this is encoded by the coding sequence ATGGCGCAGGGCCACACCATCCCCATCGTCGACATGGCGCACTTCCTCGCCCGCCACGGCGCCCACGTCACCTTCCTCACCACCCCGCTCAACGCCCTCCGCATCGACGCCATCATCCAACGCGCCGGCGCGTCTGGGCTTGCCATCGACTTCGTCTCCCTCCCTTTCCCCTGCGCCGACGCCGGTCTTCCCCTAGGCTGCGAGAACCTCGACGCCCTTCCGTCCCCGTCGCGCGACTACCTCCCCAACTTCCTCCGCGCCTGCGACATGCTCCGGGCCCCCTTTATGGCGCACCTCCGCCGGCACCCTCTGCCTCCGAGTTGCGTCGTCTCCGACGCCTCGCAACCGTGGACCGGGGAGATGGCGCGGGACCTGGGCGTCCCGCGGCTCATCTTCCACGGCTTCGGGGGCTTCACCATCCTGGTGAGGCAGATCCTGCACCAGGAGGGCGTCTACGTGAGGGTCACCGACGAGTCGGAGATACTCGACGTCCCAGGATTTCCTCACCCGCTGCGGGTGCCGATGGCCAAAGCTCCGGGCACCTGTTTGGGTCCTAAGCAGGAGCATCTACGCCTCAGGATCATGGAGGAGGAAGCCATGGCTGACGGCGCTGTGGTGAACACCTTCGACGACATTGAGGCCGTGTACGTGGAGAGCTATCAGAAGATGATCGGAAAAAGGGTATGGACAGTCGGCCCCTTGTGCCTCTGCAACAGAGATGCCACCCATATGGCCGCAAGGGGAAACAAGGCGGCCATAGATGTCAGTCAATACTTGCGCTGGCTCGACTCGATGGCGCCGACCTCCGTCATTTACGTGAGCTTCGGCAGCCTCGTCACCGCCGGCGTCGAGCAAATTGTGGAAATTGGAATGGCTCTGGAAGCTGCAGGGTTTCCGTTCGTATGGGTGATTAAAGCCGGAGACCGATTAGCCATAGAGGTGGATCGGTGGCTGGCGGAGAGCGGTTTGGAAGAGAGGACAAGGAAGAGGGGGCTGGTGATACGAGGATGGGCGCCGCAGATGATGATCCTATCGCACCCTGCTGCCGGCGGGTTTTTGACGCACTGCGGGTGGAATTCCACTCTGGAGGGAATATGCAGCGGCCTTCCCATGGTGACTTGGCCGCACTTCGGCGACCAGCACATGAACCAGAAGGTGGTGGTGGAGGTGTTGAGGATCGGGGTGGCAGTGGGAGGCGGATCGGCCAAGTGGGGAGACGAGAACAGCGGAACGGTGGTGAGGAGGGAGAAGATCGAAAAGGCAGTAAGGGAGTTGATGGGGGTAGGGGAGGAAGCCGAAGCGAGGAGGGAGAGGGCGAGGGAGCTAGGTGAGAAAGCAAAGCGCGCCATGGAAGGAGGTGGCTCCTCTTATCAGAACTTGAGCAGGTTGATACAGCAATTCCAATCGGAAGCAGAGTAG